The Rana temporaria chromosome 4, aRanTem1.1, whole genome shotgun sequence genome contains a region encoding:
- the NDUFAF5 gene encoding arginine-hydroxylase NDUFAF5, mitochondrial isoform X2: MFGGETLYELRCSLQLAELEREGGFSPHVSPFTAVNDLGNLLGRAGFNMLTVDSDEIQVHYPGMLELMKDLQGMGESNCALNRRSLLHRDSMTAAAAIYQEMYGEEDGSIPATFQIYYMIGWKPHESQAKPAKRGSATASFGDLGQVNEIVSKSKKDES, translated from the exons ATGTTTGGTGGAGAAACACTTTATGAACTCCGCTGCTCCTTACAGCTGGCTGAGTTGGAGAGGGAAGGAGGCTTTTCACCGCACGTGTCTCCATTTACTGCTGTTAATGACCTAGGCAATCTGCTGGGAAGAGCTGGTTTTAACATGCTGACTGTG GATTCGGATGAAATTCAGGTTCACTATCCTGGAATGTTGGAACTAATGAAAGATTTGCAAG GTATGGGGGAGAGTAATTGTGCTTTGAACAGAAGAAGCTTGCTACACAGGGATTCAATGACGGCAGCTGCAGCCATATACCAAG AGATGTACGGGGAGGAGGACGGCTCCATACCGGCCACGTTCCAGATATACTATATGATCGGGTGGAAACCTCATGAATCGCAG GCAAAGCCAGCCAAGAGAGGTTCTGCAACGGCGTCATTTGGAGATCTTGGACAAGTAAATGAAATTGTATCAAAGTCTAAGAAAGATGAAAGCTAA